A genomic stretch from Pelotomaculum schinkii includes:
- a CDS encoding DMT family transporter: MQVLKLETPAVNPYLAVILAVVATAFSSIFTKLAFAPPNVIAFYRLAFTVLLLTPLALNSSGRRELRQIPGRDLAMATLAGAFLALHFAVWIASLQYTSVASSTVLVTMQPLFVVTGGFFFFKEKIPLRGLAGGAAALSGSVIIGLGDFQAGGQALWGDILAFSGAFMVALYILIGRSLRSRLSLFPYVFLVYGTSAFFLLLINLASRTPLFPYPVMDWVWFLALAVVPTIFGHTVFNWALRYVKAAVVSVSILGEPVGATLMAYFIFKEVPGPLQITGGLAIIAGLYIFITASRGK, encoded by the coding sequence GTGCAAGTACTGAAACTGGAAACTCCCGCTGTTAACCCCTATCTGGCTGTAATACTGGCGGTGGTTGCCACCGCTTTTTCGTCAATATTTACAAAACTAGCCTTTGCTCCGCCGAATGTGATAGCTTTTTACCGGCTGGCCTTTACCGTGTTATTGCTAACCCCGCTGGCGCTGAACTCCTCCGGGCGCCGGGAGCTCAGGCAGATACCCGGGCGGGATCTGGCGATGGCGACACTGGCCGGGGCCTTTCTGGCTTTGCATTTCGCTGTGTGGATTGCCTCCCTTCAGTACACCTCCGTGGCCAGTTCCACTGTGTTGGTTACCATGCAGCCGCTATTTGTAGTAACCGGCGGATTCTTTTTCTTCAAGGAGAAGATTCCCCTGCGTGGCCTGGCCGGGGGCGCCGCAGCGCTGTCCGGCAGCGTTATCATTGGTTTAGGAGACTTTCAGGCTGGCGGACAAGCTTTGTGGGGAGATATACTGGCCTTTAGCGGCGCCTTTATGGTAGCCCTCTACATCCTGATCGGGCGCAGCCTGCGGAGCAGGCTTTCCCTTTTTCCCTATGTTTTTCTCGTTTATGGTACTTCGGCATTCTTTTTACTCCTGATTAATCTGGCTAGCCGTACGCCGCTGTTCCCATATCCGGTTATGGACTGGGTTTGGTTTCTGGCCCTGGCCGTGGTGCCCACCATATTTGGGCATACCGTTTTCAACTGGGCGTTGCGCTATGTGAAGGCAGCGGTGGTTTCTGTCAGTATCCTGGGTGAACCGGTCGGAGCCACACTGATGGCCTATTTTATTTTTAAAGAGGTCCCGGGACCGCTGCAAATAACAGGAGGGCTTGCCATTATAGCGGGGCTCTATATCTTTATTACTGCTTCACGTGGCAAGTGA
- a CDS encoding ABC transporter substrate-binding protein has protein sequence MKKNRYLLVLVALLALALMAAGCGGAKETPKAAGGDTIKIGFLGGLTGGHAHYGIETLKGMQMAVDDINSAGGVNGKKLEIVQGDHGSNSSEAANVTQKLITQKVSAIVGDPTTGITKSAAQICQPAKVVLLSAGAVGPGVVEIGDYIYRDTLLDAVAAPAVTRYLAEDLKWKKVALVTTTGLSYSEGLTSIFKPALAKYGMEIVAEQSIMEKDTNFSAQVTALSQKQFDGVVFTGYYTEGALFMKEMRKQGLNQVMAGGDGLLGKELYELGENAVQGSMVYAGFAVDTQNATGKTKEFIEKYKAKNNNALPDMFPAQGYDAVMLLADAMKAANSSDPTVFKDKLAQTKDWQGVTGTITFDEKREPIKSPVYLQEVKGQAFAVKAVIPITQ, from the coding sequence TTGAAAAAAAACAGGTATCTATTGGTCCTGGTGGCTTTGCTGGCCTTAGCCTTGATGGCTGCCGGCTGCGGCGGCGCCAAGGAGACACCCAAGGCGGCTGGTGGAGACACCATTAAGATTGGGTTCCTGGGGGGGTTGACCGGTGGACACGCTCACTATGGAATTGAAACTCTGAAAGGGATGCAGATGGCCGTCGACGACATCAACAGCGCCGGCGGGGTTAACGGCAAAAAACTGGAGATCGTCCAGGGAGACCACGGCAGCAACAGCAGTGAGGCCGCTAACGTTACGCAAAAGCTGATCACCCAGAAGGTGTCTGCCATTGTCGGCGACCCGACCACTGGTATTACCAAATCGGCCGCCCAGATTTGCCAACCGGCCAAGGTTGTCCTGCTCTCGGCAGGGGCTGTCGGCCCGGGAGTTGTTGAAATTGGTGACTACATATACCGCGATACCTTGCTTGACGCGGTTGCGGCGCCGGCGGTGACCAGATATTTAGCCGAAGATCTCAAGTGGAAAAAAGTAGCCCTGGTTACAACTACCGGCCTTTCCTACAGCGAAGGGCTGACCAGTATCTTTAAACCGGCGCTGGCCAAGTATGGTATGGAAATTGTGGCCGAACAGAGCATCATGGAAAAGGACACCAACTTCAGCGCCCAGGTCACGGCCCTCAGCCAGAAACAATTTGACGGGGTGGTTTTCACCGGCTATTATACCGAGGGCGCTCTGTTCATGAAAGAAATGCGCAAGCAGGGGCTCAACCAGGTGATGGCCGGAGGTGACGGCCTCTTGGGTAAAGAACTTTACGAACTGGGCGAAAATGCCGTTCAGGGGAGTATGGTTTACGCCGGTTTTGCGGTGGACACCCAGAACGCCACCGGCAAGACCAAAGAATTCATTGAGAAATACAAAGCCAAGAACAACAATGCCCTGCCCGACATGTTCCCCGCTCAGGGCTATGACGCGGTAATGCTCCTGGCAGACGCCATGAAGGCGGCCAATAGCAGCGATCCCACCGTTTTCAAGGATAAGCTCGCTCAGACCAAGGACTGGCAAGGCGTTACCGGTACGATTACTTTCGACGAAAAGCGCGAACCGATCAAGAGCCCGGTCTACCTGCAAGAGGTGAAGGGACAGGCTTTTGCGGTCAAAGCGGTTATCCCCATCACACAATAA
- a CDS encoding branched-chain amino acid ABC transporter permease gives MFWQQFWQQLVNGVTLGSTYALIALGYTMVYGIIQLINFAHGEVYMIGAFTGLIMVTVYKVNFMVAILAAMLVCIPLAILIERVAYRPLRRSTRLAPLISALGVSIFLQTLITLIKGGPNPLAFPQVIQDTVYVLGPVRFSTVQVLILVMASLLMVFLQFTVKYTRIGKAMRATSEDYETASLMGINVNRVVSFTFAVGAALAGAGGVLVGMYFNSIHPFMGVSVGLKSFCAAVVGGIGSIPGAMLGGIFLGIAEVMGVAAGFDTYKEAIAFGFLILVLLFKPTGLLGLPIQRKV, from the coding sequence ATGTTCTGGCAGCAGTTCTGGCAGCAGCTGGTTAACGGGGTGACCCTGGGCTCCACTTACGCCTTAATAGCCCTGGGTTATACCATGGTTTACGGTATCATTCAACTTATTAATTTTGCGCATGGCGAGGTCTACATGATCGGGGCTTTTACCGGCCTGATTATGGTAACTGTGTACAAAGTCAATTTTATGGTTGCAATCCTCGCTGCCATGCTGGTTTGCATTCCGCTGGCAATTCTTATTGAGAGAGTCGCCTACCGTCCTTTGCGCAGATCTACCAGGCTGGCCCCCCTGATTTCCGCCCTGGGGGTCTCCATTTTTCTGCAGACACTGATTACGCTGATTAAAGGCGGCCCGAACCCGCTGGCTTTTCCCCAGGTAATTCAGGATACTGTTTACGTACTGGGGCCGGTCAGGTTTTCCACAGTCCAGGTCCTCATATTAGTCATGGCCAGCCTTTTGATGGTGTTCCTGCAATTTACCGTGAAATACACCAGGATCGGCAAGGCCATGCGGGCCACCTCGGAAGATTATGAAACCGCCAGCTTAATGGGCATCAACGTCAATCGTGTTGTTTCATTTACCTTCGCGGTGGGCGCGGCTCTGGCCGGAGCAGGCGGTGTACTGGTGGGCATGTATTTTAATTCAATCCATCCCTTTATGGGTGTGAGTGTCGGTCTCAAATCCTTCTGCGCGGCGGTGGTCGGGGGAATCGGCAGTATTCCGGGAGCCATGCTGGGTGGAATATTCCTCGGGATTGCCGAGGTAATGGGTGTTGCCGCGGGATTTGACACCTATAAAGAGGCGATAGCCTTTGGATTCCTGATCTTGGTTTTACTTTTTAAACCGACAGGCCTGTTGGGCCTTCCGATACAAAGGAAGGTGTAG
- a CDS encoding branched-chain amino acid ABC transporter permease has protein sequence MEAFVNVLTNPYYVQVATMMGIFLIAALGLHLITGVTGQFSFGHAAFLSIGAYSSALMTIHLHTPFILNMLAGGLMAALWGVLLGFPSLRLTGDYLGITTLGFGEIVRVVFINMKITGGAGGLGGIPRETNILIVYIVVALTIWGLYRIQNSRFGRALAAIREDEIAAESMGINPLLYKIQGFALGTFFAGISGSLFAHMMQYLNPADFGFARSFEILNYVVLGGLGSIPGAILGTAVLSLAPEFLRFVQEYRMLIYGALMVLMMIFRPHGLLGGVDFARLYKKIKNKRKSVESNNAEGI, from the coding sequence ATGGAAGCCTTTGTTAATGTGTTGACCAACCCTTATTACGTCCAAGTTGCAACCATGATGGGCATATTTCTGATTGCAGCCCTGGGGCTGCACCTGATTACAGGTGTTACCGGACAGTTTTCCTTCGGGCACGCTGCCTTTTTGAGCATAGGCGCCTATAGTTCAGCTTTGATGACCATCCACCTGCACACCCCCTTTATCCTGAACATGCTTGCCGGCGGGCTGATGGCAGCCCTGTGGGGTGTCCTTCTGGGGTTTCCCAGCCTCCGGTTGACCGGAGATTACCTGGGAATCACCACCCTGGGCTTCGGTGAAATTGTACGGGTGGTATTTATTAACATGAAAATCACGGGAGGAGCCGGCGGGCTGGGCGGTATACCCAGAGAAACAAATATTTTAATTGTTTATATTGTTGTGGCGCTGACCATCTGGGGTCTCTACCGCATCCAGAATTCCCGCTTCGGACGGGCTCTGGCCGCTATCCGTGAGGATGAAATTGCCGCCGAGTCCATGGGTATCAACCCACTTCTCTATAAAATACAAGGCTTTGCTCTCGGGACCTTCTTTGCCGGGATCAGCGGCTCCCTTTTTGCACACATGATGCAGTATCTCAATCCAGCGGACTTTGGTTTTGCAAGGTCATTTGAGATTTTGAACTACGTGGTTTTGGGCGGACTCGGCAGTATTCCGGGGGCTATTCTTGGTACGGCTGTCCTGTCTCTGGCGCCTGAATTTTTGCGGTTCGTTCAAGAGTACAGGATGCTAATTTACGGCGCCCTGATGGTTTTGATGATGATTTTCCGCCCCCATGGCCTGCTGGGCGGGGTGGATTTTGCCCGGCTGTACAAAAAAATCAAGAATAAGCGCAAGTCTGTAGAGAGTAATAATGCTGAAGGCATATAA
- a CDS encoding ABC transporter ATP-binding protein, protein MSLLLELEDVTIRFGGLIAVDHVSLQLEEGQVVALIGPNGAGKSTVFNVITGIYPPTGGKVLFKGADITTMKPYAITARGIARTFQNIRLFKNLSVIDNIRIGCHCRSKAGIIGALTRLSGFKEEERIIIEKSLAVMDVVDLTPKREELAKNLSYGEQRRLEIARALAAEPLLLLLDEPAAGMNPLEKQTLMQMLQRIRTMGVTILLVEHDMKFVMSISDRVDVLDYGQKIASGTPAEIQNDPAVIAAYLGKEVV, encoded by the coding sequence ATGTCTTTATTACTGGAGCTGGAAGACGTAACCATCCGTTTCGGTGGTTTGATCGCTGTTGACCACGTCAGCCTTCAGTTGGAGGAAGGTCAGGTGGTGGCTTTAATCGGACCCAACGGGGCCGGTAAGAGCACTGTTTTCAACGTGATTACCGGTATTTATCCCCCTACCGGCGGCAAGGTGCTATTTAAGGGCGCTGATATCACAACCATGAAACCATACGCCATCACAGCCCGCGGCATTGCGCGGACCTTCCAAAATATTCGTCTTTTTAAAAACCTCTCTGTTATTGATAACATTAGAATAGGTTGTCACTGCCGCAGCAAGGCGGGAATAATCGGGGCGCTAACCAGGCTGTCCGGTTTCAAGGAAGAGGAAAGAATTATTATCGAAAAATCCCTGGCCGTTATGGATGTGGTCGACCTGACCCCCAAAAGGGAAGAGCTGGCCAAGAACCTTTCCTACGGTGAGCAGAGGCGGCTCGAAATAGCCAGGGCTTTGGCGGCTGAACCATTGCTTTTGCTGCTGGACGAACCGGCTGCCGGGATGAACCCGCTGGAGAAGCAGACTTTAATGCAGATGCTGCAGCGTATCAGGACGATGGGCGTTACTATCCTGCTGGTAGAGCACGATATGAAATTCGTCATGAGTATTTCCGACCGTGTGGACGTATTGGATTACGGGCAGAAAATTGCTTCGGGCACGCCGGCGGAAATTCAGAACGACCCTGCGGTAATTGCCGCCTACCTTGGGAAGGAAGTGGTTTAG
- a CDS encoding ABC transporter ATP-binding protein, with amino-acid sequence MLLAVENLTVSYGGIQALRGISFTVEEGEVVTLIGANGAGKSTTLKTICGLVRPQSGNVSYQDESLHKASPHQIVSMGISQVPEGRRVFTRLTVLENLEMGAYTRNKQETRQSLESVFERFPRLKERKNQLAGTLSGGEQQMLAMGRALMSRPRLLLLDEPSMGLAPMLVREIFSIITEINRSGMTILLVEQNANMALSIAKRAYVLETGQIVLSGLAAEMARNPEVRKAYLGE; translated from the coding sequence ATGCTCCTGGCTGTTGAAAACCTTACCGTTTCTTATGGGGGTATCCAGGCCTTAAGAGGTATTTCCTTTACCGTGGAGGAGGGTGAAGTGGTGACCCTGATCGGCGCCAACGGGGCCGGAAAAAGCACTACTTTAAAAACCATCTGCGGCTTGGTCCGGCCCCAGTCAGGTAATGTCTCTTACCAGGATGAGTCACTGCATAAAGCGTCACCCCACCAAATCGTTTCCATGGGAATATCTCAGGTGCCGGAGGGGCGGCGTGTTTTTACCAGGCTGACCGTGCTGGAAAACCTTGAGATGGGCGCCTATACACGGAACAAACAGGAAACCAGGCAATCGCTGGAAAGTGTTTTTGAGAGGTTCCCGCGCCTTAAGGAGAGGAAAAATCAGCTTGCTGGAACCTTGAGCGGGGGAGAACAGCAGATGTTGGCTATGGGTCGGGCCTTGATGTCCAGGCCCCGCTTGCTCCTTCTTGATGAACCTTCCATGGGGCTGGCGCCGATGCTGGTGAGAGAGATATTTTCGATTATTACTGAAATCAACCGGTCGGGCATGACCATACTGTTGGTGGAACAGAATGCCAACATGGCGCTATCTATTGCCAAGCGGGCTTATGTACTGGAAACAGGTCAAATTGTACTTTCAGGCTTGGCCGCCGAGATGGCCCGTAATCCGGAAGTGCGCAAAGCTTATCTCGGTGAGTAA
- a CDS encoding L-lactate MFS transporter, with product MSVEKATLPRWIPLLGGLLGSTTCGLLLYAFSVFIKPLRAQFGWTAAEVSLAYAIAVLIFGLMTFPAGKLSDKFGPRPVVVIGGAIVGIGFFLTSTIETKFQLYLYYGLIAGFGGGLVYLPPISTAPKWWPDRRALATGIAVVGLGLGSFIMGPLATGMINSFGGALPVFKYVGIAMFFMAIIAGLCLQNPPPGYKPAGWNPPAPKAGAPKVGRDYTFGETIRTVQFWMLYLAYFCGSFAGLMVIGVMAAHGINEMNKEAAVLAGVAVSALPKELTAKIAMQAALATSSLNAANALVRILIGAIADKTGTRICFLVTFVLQVAAMLLLFPVGKTLFLLCVVAIIIGWNYGAMFTLFPATCLQYFGPTAQGSNYGLLFTSWGIAGFVANLLAGRMFDIFGTYMMSFTVGAVLVAVGVIVLAITKQPQRLSADAKAGSAHLSS from the coding sequence ATGTCAGTTGAAAAGGCAACGCTGCCAAGGTGGATTCCTCTACTGGGTGGATTGCTGGGCAGTACAACCTGTGGTTTGCTGCTGTATGCCTTTAGTGTTTTTATCAAGCCCCTGAGGGCGCAGTTTGGTTGGACAGCTGCTGAAGTATCACTGGCTTACGCCATTGCCGTGCTTATATTCGGTCTCATGACATTCCCTGCGGGAAAATTAAGCGATAAATTCGGCCCCAGGCCGGTAGTTGTTATCGGGGGAGCTATCGTTGGTATCGGCTTCTTCCTGACTTCAACTATCGAGACCAAATTTCAACTATACCTCTACTACGGCCTTATCGCCGGTTTTGGCGGCGGCCTGGTCTACCTTCCGCCAATTTCCACCGCGCCCAAATGGTGGCCCGACCGGAGGGCGCTGGCTACCGGTATCGCAGTGGTCGGCCTCGGTTTGGGCTCGTTCATCATGGGTCCGCTGGCTACCGGCATGATCAACTCTTTTGGTGGGGCGCTGCCCGTATTTAAGTATGTCGGTATTGCAATGTTCTTTATGGCTATTATTGCCGGGCTGTGCCTGCAGAACCCTCCGCCCGGCTACAAGCCGGCCGGCTGGAACCCGCCGGCGCCTAAGGCGGGGGCGCCGAAGGTGGGCAGGGACTATACCTTCGGCGAGACGATCCGGACAGTCCAGTTCTGGATGCTTTATCTGGCTTACTTCTGCGGCTCATTTGCCGGGCTGATGGTCATCGGGGTTATGGCGGCCCACGGGATTAATGAAATGAATAAAGAGGCGGCTGTCCTCGCGGGTGTTGCAGTAAGCGCCCTTCCCAAGGAATTGACGGCTAAAATCGCCATGCAGGCTGCTCTTGCCACCAGCAGCTTGAATGCCGCCAACGCCCTGGTGCGGATATTGATCGGCGCCATCGCCGACAAGACCGGAACGAGGATTTGTTTCCTGGTAACCTTTGTCCTCCAGGTAGCCGCCATGCTGCTCCTGTTCCCGGTTGGGAAAACCCTTTTCCTCCTCTGTGTTGTTGCCATTATCATTGGCTGGAACTATGGAGCCATGTTTACCCTGTTCCCTGCCACTTGTTTGCAGTACTTCGGCCCGACGGCTCAGGGGTCAAACTACGGCCTGCTGTTTACCTCCTGGGGCATTGCCGGCTTCGTAGCGAACTTACTGGCCGGTAGAATGTTTGATATCTTTGGAACCTACATGATGTCGTTTACGGTAGGCGCTGTTTTGGTTGCGGTTGGTGTTATAGTTCTAGCCATAACCAAACAGCCGCAGAGGCTATCGGCAGATGCAAAAGCCGGGTCCGCCCACCTGTCAAGCTAA
- a CDS encoding CoA-transferase subunit beta — MANYSEDFTPQEMIVVAGSRTLIDNKVVFAGTGLPMVAITLAQLTHGPGIVPVFEAGAVGPELSRGLPLSVGGSRTTYKANYLLGLNSAFELTQRGFCDFGFIGGAEIDPYGNLNSTMMGKFPENYQKPKTRLPGSGGASDMACSCERTIIIMVHEPRRFAEKINYITSPGYLDGSPNARWRAGLVGQGPYRVITTKALMGFDDETKRMKLIATMPGETVNSVQEATGFKLIIPDDVYEFEPPTVEEVRLIREVIDPQGYFVRKKIKE; from the coding sequence ATGGCAAATTATTCTGAAGACTTTACTCCTCAAGAGATGATCGTAGTCGCTGGGTCGCGAACCCTGATTGATAATAAAGTAGTGTTCGCCGGCACCGGCCTGCCTATGGTGGCCATTACCCTGGCCCAGTTGACGCACGGCCCCGGCATCGTCCCGGTATTTGAGGCAGGCGCCGTCGGTCCCGAGCTTTCCCGCGGCCTGCCCCTTTCTGTGGGTGGATCCAGGACCACATACAAGGCCAACTACCTGCTCGGCCTCAACTCAGCCTTTGAGCTGACCCAACGCGGCTTTTGCGACTTCGGCTTTATCGGCGGCGCTGAGATCGACCCGTATGGCAACCTGAACTCCACCATGATGGGCAAGTTTCCGGAAAACTACCAGAAGCCCAAAACCCGTCTGCCCGGCAGCGGCGGCGCCAGCGATATGGCCTGCTCCTGCGAGCGCACCATCATTATCATGGTACACGAGCCGAGACGTTTCGCAGAGAAGATAAATTACATCACCAGCCCCGGCTACCTGGACGGTTCTCCCAACGCCCGTTGGCGCGCCGGCCTGGTCGGACAGGGCCCCTACAGGGTGATCACCACCAAAGCCCTTATGGGTTTTGACGATGAAACCAAACGGATGAAACTAATCGCCACCATGCCCGGCGAAACGGTTAATAGCGTACAGGAAGCCACCGGTTTTAAACTGATTATTCCCGATGATGTTTACGAATTTGAGCCTCCGACGGTAGAGGAAGTCCGTTTAATCCGGGAAGTTATTGACCCGCAGGGTTATTTCGTTAGAAAGAAAATCAAAGAATAA
- a CDS encoding CoA transferase subunit A — translation MIEWTGLSPDEARQFLANKDKSKRDKRMSLKEAVQKFVKDGDNVGIAGFVNARQPVAIVHEIIRQGRKDLTLSFQSAGLAPEYLAGAMALDESKNSIKRMEFAYFAHEAFGISPLLRYLAENNKVELEDWSNYNMSARFKAASIGLPFIPCRSPLGSDMLQTNRAKVIECPFTGRPIMLLPASHPNVALVHVQEADIYGNCRIQGPLFTCPEIAMASAHTIVTCDRLIEHDDMTRYPNRVSIPFFSVDAVIEVPYGAYPGNSNGLYYFDEKHTAEFRGACEKLRKGDPAPLQDYYDTYIFGVENTTEFINKLPLSQIQYIQKIEPGIRLDAGYTVLG, via the coding sequence ATGATTGAATGGACAGGCCTATCACCGGATGAGGCCAGACAGTTCCTGGCAAACAAAGATAAATCCAAAAGAGACAAAAGAATGAGCCTCAAAGAGGCCGTGCAAAAATTTGTCAAGGATGGAGACAATGTCGGCATTGCTGGTTTTGTTAACGCCCGGCAACCAGTTGCAATCGTACATGAGATTATCAGGCAGGGAAGAAAAGATTTAACCCTTTCTTTCCAATCCGCCGGACTTGCGCCTGAATATTTGGCCGGAGCTATGGCTTTGGACGAAAGCAAAAACAGTATCAAAAGAATGGAATTTGCCTACTTCGCACACGAAGCTTTCGGTATTTCCCCGCTTTTACGCTACCTGGCTGAAAACAATAAGGTGGAGCTCGAAGACTGGAGCAACTACAACATGTCCGCCCGCTTTAAAGCAGCCTCCATTGGCTTGCCGTTTATTCCTTGCCGCAGTCCCCTTGGCAGCGATATGCTCCAAACCAACAGGGCCAAGGTCATTGAATGCCCCTTCACCGGGCGGCCGATTATGCTCCTGCCTGCCTCACACCCGAACGTTGCCCTGGTGCACGTTCAGGAGGCTGACATCTACGGCAATTGCCGGATCCAGGGTCCGTTATTTACCTGTCCGGAAATTGCCATGGCTTCCGCGCACACCATTGTTACCTGTGACCGCCTGATCGAGCACGACGACATGACACGGTACCCGAACCGGGTCAGCATACCGTTCTTCAGTGTCGACGCCGTCATTGAAGTGCCGTACGGAGCTTACCCGGGCAACTCCAACGGACTCTATTACTTCGACGAAAAACACACCGCCGAATTCAGGGGAGCCTGCGAGAAGTTACGTAAAGGGGATCCTGCTCCGCTCCAGGACTACTACGACACCTATATATTTGGAGTAGAGAACACAACCGAATTTATCAACAAGCTTCCGCTCAGCCAGATTCAGTATATTCAAAAAATCGAGCCCGGCATTCGCCTTGATGCAGGCTACACGGTATTAGGTTAG
- a CDS encoding CoA transferase subunit A, whose product MTNNVSSKIKNISTLEYKEKEFEYWGPTPDEARKIMVNKSHGLRDKRHTLKDAVAKFIKDGINIGIGGFVNTRVPVAIIHEIIRHGAKDLTLSFQSNSICPELLAGAMILDPDRVSIKRVELAWWGYEIIGIAPMVRYLTTNGMIEMDDYTNYGMSARFKAAAMGIPFIPVRDHGGSDMELINRGKMIECPFSGKNVYLLPACHPDVGIVHTTAADMYGNARIFGAHCTCPEIAMAATYTIMTTEKVIPTENIRSYPNLTEIPYPAVDTVTEVPFGATPGASYGNYWFDMDHLKMFRSLCEDFRKTGNKEGLQKYYDEYIFSCQTFDETLEKIGYKALKDLKDLDGGQPIILT is encoded by the coding sequence ATGACAAACAATGTAAGCTCTAAAATTAAAAATATTTCCACTCTGGAGTACAAGGAAAAAGAGTTTGAATACTGGGGTCCGACCCCCGACGAAGCCAGAAAAATAATGGTCAATAAGTCGCACGGTCTGCGCGATAAAAGACACACTTTAAAGGATGCGGTAGCCAAGTTTATCAAGGACGGGATTAACATCGGAATTGGCGGTTTTGTTAACACCAGGGTTCCCGTAGCTATCATACATGAAATCATCAGACACGGGGCAAAAGATTTGACCCTTTCCTTCCAGTCCAACTCAATTTGTCCCGAGCTTCTGGCAGGAGCGATGATCCTCGATCCTGACCGGGTTTCGATCAAGCGGGTGGAGCTGGCCTGGTGGGGGTATGAAATTATCGGCATTGCCCCCATGGTGCGCTATCTGACCACCAATGGAATGATCGAGATGGACGATTACACCAACTACGGTATGTCCGCCAGGTTTAAAGCCGCGGCCATGGGGATACCTTTTATCCCGGTCAGGGACCACGGCGGTTCAGATATGGAGTTGATTAACAGGGGCAAGATGATCGAATGTCCCTTTAGCGGCAAGAACGTTTACCTGCTGCCGGCCTGCCATCCCGATGTCGGCATCGTCCATACCACGGCAGCTGATATGTACGGCAATGCCAGGATTTTTGGGGCGCATTGCACCTGCCCCGAGATCGCGATGGCGGCTACCTACACGATCATGACGACGGAAAAGGTGATCCCGACTGAAAACATCAGGTCCTATCCCAACCTGACCGAAATTCCATATCCCGCTGTAGACACAGTGACCGAAGTGCCTTTTGGAGCTACACCTGGAGCGAGTTACGGCAACTACTGGTTTGACATGGATCACCTGAAAATGTTCCGCAGCCTCTGCGAGGACTTCCGCAAGACCGGCAACAAGGAAGGGCTCCAGAAGTACTACGATGAGTATATCTTCAGCTGCCAGACCTTTGACGAGACCCTTGAGAAAATCGGGTACAAAGCTCTTAAGGATTTAAAAGACTTGGACGGCGGCCAGCCCATCATCCTGACCTAA
- a CDS encoding CoA-transferase subunit beta gives MSEYTPFEMIAYTGSRVLEDEKIVFVGTGLPIIAAMHAQLTHAPNLYMIYEAGSMAPILEMGMPLSVGDTRAARKACYLKGLCAVFEITQRGYADYAFIGGAQVDMYGNICSTIEGHNYDQPNIRFPGSGGAGAMAANCEKTIAIMALEKRRFVKKLDFVTSIGFGDGAGDYREKAGVMGSGPYRVITNQALFGFDQETKRMKLLEVKPGRTPQDIQDLVDFELIIPPDVKEMAEPTDEDLRLLRDVIDAEGYFLKRVIKK, from the coding sequence ATGTCCGAATACACTCCATTTGAGATGATAGCTTATACCGGCTCCAGGGTTCTTGAAGACGAAAAAATCGTCTTTGTGGGTACCGGCCTGCCGATCATTGCAGCCATGCACGCTCAGCTTACCCATGCGCCCAACCTTTATATGATTTACGAAGCGGGATCGATGGCGCCTATTCTTGAAATGGGCATGCCGCTTTCAGTCGGAGACACCAGAGCGGCTCGCAAGGCCTGCTACCTCAAGGGGCTGTGCGCGGTATTTGAAATCACGCAACGGGGCTACGCCGACTACGCCTTTATCGGAGGAGCGCAGGTCGATATGTATGGCAACATCTGCTCTACCATTGAAGGGCACAACTATGACCAACCGAACATCCGCTTTCCGGGCAGCGGCGGCGCCGGCGCCATGGCGGCCAACTGCGAGAAAACCATTGCTATTATGGCGCTGGAAAAAAGGAGGTTCGTGAAGAAGCTGGACTTTGTCACCAGCATCGGCTTTGGCGACGGCGCCGGCGATTACCGGGAGAAAGCCGGTGTGATGGGCTCCGGTCCCTACCGGGTCATTACCAACCAGGCCCTTTTTGGTTTTGACCAGGAAACAAAACGTATGAAACTGCTTGAAGTAAAACCGGGGAGGACACCTCAGGATATCCAGGACCTGGTGGACTTTGAGTTAATTATTCCGCCGGATGTCAAGGAGATGGCTGAACCCACGGATGAGGACTTAAGACTGCTCCGGGATGTGATCGACGCCGAGGGTTATTTCCTTAAACGAGTTATAAAAAAATAG